The stretch of DNA ACCGCTTCGCCACTACGGAAAAGAATGCCCCGTTTGGCGGACATGCCGGTTCCCACCATCAACGCAGTGGGAGTGGCCAATCCGAGGGCGCACGGGCAGGCGATCACCAGGGTCGCAATCCCAGCGGTCAAGGCCAGGGAAAGAGGCGATAAATCCAGTTGGATCCAAGGCAGGAACTGTGCTCCCCACTGTAAAACCGGATGAAGCGATGCGTTGAGAAAGTACCAGGTAACAAATGAAAGACCGGCGGTCAGGATGACGAGCGGGGTAAAGATCGAGCTCACCCGGTCGGCGAACGCCTGGATGGGAACTTTGGTTCCCTGCGCGTTTTCGACCATACGAATGATTTGAGACAGGAAACTCTCCTCACCGATCCTATCCACCCGGACTTTGATAAACCCATCCAGGTTGATAGTCGCCCCGGTGACTGGATCGGCCAGTTTTTTCACTACCGGGAGGGGTTCTCCGGAAATCATCGACTCATCGATGGTGGTCGTTCCTTCCAGTATGGTTCCATCCTGCGGGACCTTTTCACCGGGCTTTATATGCATGATATCCCCCGGAACCAGGCCATCAACGTCGATTTCTACAATGTCCCCACCCTTTTCCACCCGGGCTTTTCGAACGCCAAGCTCTAAAAGCCGGGCAATCTCCCGGGTCGCCCGACTGCGGGCTCCCGCCTCGAGGTAACGCCCGGTGAGATGAAAAGCCATAATCATAGCCCCGATGGCGGCATAGTTTTCAATGGCTACACCACCCCACTTGAGTAGTCCTGAAGCATACGAAGCGAGTGTTCCAAAGGCGATGAGGGTGTCCATACCCGTTTGGAGTTTGACCAGTTGGAGAAAGGCCATCCTAAGCGTGGTGTATCCGGCTACGAAAATGACCGGAAAACTGAGAAGGAGTTGCAGGTACATGTGGACTGGGCTATGGTAACCGAGCATATGGATGATCATCACTACCCCGACCGGAGCCGCCAAGCCCCAGGCCAGGACCAGTTTTCTCTGGGCATCCCGGAGTTCCCGGTCGGAATAGGCGTCGCTGTTCCGGGACCGCTCGATCAAGCTCATACCATATCCCAACTTTTCCACCCGCGCAATCAGCTCGTCGGTCCCGACCCTAAAAGAGTCGAAGCGGACATGCGCCCGTCGTTCGGCGAAATTCACCGTCGCCTCGGCAACTCCTTCGATCTTGCGTAAAGCCTTTTCAATCGCCGCCGAACAGGCCGTGCAAGTCATGCCCGAAATATTGAAGTGTACTTCCTTCACCGGCTTTGTTTCTTCCCTGTTGACCGGTGTCCCCTGATAGCCCAAATGGTTTATGATAGCGAGGAGGTCCGGAAGGTCAACCCGTTCCTCGACCAGCAGCCGGGCCGTCTTTAACGGGAAATTCACCGTCGCTTCTTTCACTCCGGGGTGCCGCCCCAGCACTTTTTCGATATTCGCGGCACAACTCCCGCAGGTCATGCCTTCAATCCGCACTGTATATTCACGAATG from Atribacteraceae bacterium encodes:
- a CDS encoding heavy metal translocating P-type ATPase, producing the protein MTEGKTTIREYTVRIEGMTCGSCAANIEKVLGRHPGVKEATVNFPLKTARLLVEERVDLPDLLAIINHLGYQGTPVNREETKPVKEVHFNISGMTCTACSAAIEKALRKIEGVAEATVNFAERRAHVRFDSFRVGTDELIARVEKLGYGMSLIERSRNSDAYSDRELRDAQRKLVLAWGLAAPVGVVMIIHMLGYHSPVHMYLQLLLSFPVIFVAGYTTLRMAFLQLVKLQTGMDTLIAFGTLASYASGLLKWGGVAIENYAAIGAMIMAFHLTGRYLEAGARSRATREIARLLELGVRKARVEKGGDIVEIDVDGLVPGDIMHIKPGEKVPQDGTILEGTTTIDESMISGEPLPVVKKLADPVTGATINLDGFIKVRVDRIGEESFLSQIIRMVENAQGTKVPIQAFADRVSSIFTPLVILTAGLSFVTWYFLNASLHPVLQWGAQFLPWIQLDLSPLSLALTAGIATLVIACPCALGLATPTALMVGTGMSAKRGILFRSGEAVQTMKDVDVVLLDKTGTITSGTPQVNTLVTDSKMSREKVLDIAYALEKYSEHPLSRAILQYARSAGVTEQPVRDFQVVPGKGVKGSVGERTYYAGSHLWVGEMGVPIEDSLRKALEDAGQKAATPVLVFDQQGVYGVFALSDTVKPESRQGIADLRKSGRRTVLLTGDHQIVAHIIGDALGVDEIEAELLPQDKMRIVKKYQAAGHVVAMVGDGINDAPALKQANVGIAMGSGTDIAKEAGDVVLIRPTLGALVEAFRISEMMFRKIKQNLFWAFFYNTVALPIAFLGMLHPLIAEIAMAASSVNVVTNSLRLKKMKL